Part of the Quercus robur chromosome 5, dhQueRobu3.1, whole genome shotgun sequence genome, TACAcagtcaatatatatatttttgttcaaAAGATTTAGAATATATAGTTACAAAAATTTGCAGTAATGAGACATAAGAAACAgtacaaaagaacaaaattaagTCTGAGGAATTGTACCAAGAACTGATGGATCCCCAGACCCCATCAGATAAGAGTTCACATATATAGCTTTTGCACCAGTTAGATTCCTATTCAGATTATCAACTAGTGATATAAGCTGCTGGTTAAATAGAGTGACCGCAGTGTTGATTTCTTCTACACACGGTTTGCCCTTTGtgccatataaaaaaattgaatttggagTGCAGCCTAGTACTCCCGCTCCAAATAGTGCAAACTTTCTTGCTCCATCATGGTACAAAGTCTGAAACAAAAAGAGGGGAAGGTGGGAAATTGATCAGGGATTGTCAAATTATTACAATTAAGGtgaaaagaatgaaataatATATTGCACCTAAACCACTAACTGACCTCTATTTGACGAGAATATTGTCTAATAAGAACTCTGGCGTATTGCGCTGGAGTATACTGGTGGCTTGTGTTGTAATTCTTAGGCATGAAGTAGTTGTTAATGTAATCATTATTCCCCATTCCAACTGAATATAAGCACTTGTTTAGGTACTTCATGGCTGTGTACTTATTTCCTAGTTTTTTAATAATGCGTGAGACTGTAACCCAGTGATTCTTCAACTGCCCACCCAAGCTGATGCAATCACCCTGCATTTAGAAGTTTAGTCACGTATTGATGACCACTTGTGATGCATTCAGACAAAAGCTGATACGACATATGGTTATTCACGAATAGCTTGGACTTGATTGGAGAAAGTGTTTGTTCATTATTTTCGTTTATCTATTAAACGAGCCAAGCCAAGCCCAAGTTCAAgtttaatgattaaataaaatttaaatataataatttatttaggaACAAGCTTGTAAATGTGAGGTtcgatttaaatatatatatatatatatatattagtacaTGTTTGCATTTATAcatgtattaaaatatatttgcaaaAGCTCAATTAGATCGTGTaagattgtaaaattttatgagatattaatttattgataatctAAATAatctatttcataataaaaagtacatagaatattgtaggggcggtttttggggctcaggcccaacaggcgggtggttctgacccaaaagtccctcaacaatgaatttgtagagagtaggttacagaactaggtctttgacagaggaaacgtagttatgaacaagccatgcaaccagttggacgtagggatattcctccaagcttttggaataacagtccgtggggctgtatcttctgctttttatctctaactcctttctcttttttctatctttttcttctccctGCTTGCGATCCCTTggccatggggatctccttctcttatatagcatccttcctaagatcacgaccctacacttgttaatcatcctccctcttttctgtgagttgcactggccaagataattctgtgctcctgtcctttccacattaatgcggctggaaaagtagctccttggcatttaatgcggcaatcGTGGTTGCCCCCCTCCCTGAACGTCATGCACTGTTCCTTCGTATTGGATGACTTTTCGCCATGCATAGGGTGTGAATCGGACACgcacttggcgagtccgaggaggtactcctcctcggacgcccctaagcaggctCGGCCCAACATGGTTGGGCCGGGGTATCCTATGCCCATGCCCTTTCTTCTTGTCATGGTTGGGCTTAGTATAtgtactatggcccaacgtCGACTGACAGATTTTACCCCCACAAATATATAACCATACAAAGTATTAGTGAATTCTTAATTTTCGTATGTTCATTAACAAAAATCATTCTCgaattcttcaaaaaaaaaaattctcgaATAATATAATCCGATTATATCTAGCTATCAATTATTGATATAgatttgtgaaaaattaaaatatttagttatgatgtttactatatatagagaaaaaattagtttattaaatAACTCATGAACAACTAATACAAATTTTCATTtccactttttgtattttattttatgttccaCCAATCATGTTAagtcatttgtttgtttttttttttttaaaaaaaacttgtggTTACTtcatagaaaaattcaaatgaatACATGGTAATTTATGATTGGTGGAGTATAAAATGGAACAAAAAATTGAAcacaaaaaatggaaaagaagatTTGTATTAAGCCGTGCTTATCAAATGTATGCATCTATATACCAATTTAAGATCAAGAAGTTAATTGACCAAATAATTACCATGTGATTCCCAGTTTCTTGGCGAATTCCTGCTGCACCAGATGCATAATTCACACCTTGAAGTATGTCTGAGTCATTAGCAGTTGCAAAGGGTTGAATAAGCTTGTCGAACCCTAAAAGTTGAGCTGTAGAGAGAAAATTTGCAATTGGCATATATGTACAAATTTCTAACATAAaacagagcaaaaaaaaaaaaaaaaaaaaaaaaggctaaacaTGAAGTCctgtttagagagagagagagacctatCATATCAAACGTGGTTAGGCCGTTGGTAAACCTTCCTGTTGGGCCATTAGGGAAGTCAATACCATATGGCGGGTAGTTTGCTTTAGCCTTTGTTTGAAGCAAGTTGTTGTTGCCATTATCTGCTAAAGAGTCTCCAAAAATGAAATAACAAGGTACTTGCGGCACTCCATGAACGTGAGATTGCAGGTTTAAAACCACCACAAGAGCAGCAAATACCAGTTCCCACGTTTTCATCTTGCCCCGCAATTGTGAAAGAAAATGGGAGgtgaatatatatgtatagaaAAATCCAGAGTGCATCTAAGGCCGACAGTTTCATtgtagaaaatgataaatttagaaAGGCATATATTAGGCTGATAatctgttttaattttttaattcaaaacagCGCGCGACAGCCTAGATTTGGTTCTAGGCAAACTATTGTTAACTTTGACTAAAATTTAATTCAGCCaaaacccccttttttttggataatgatACAAGTATGGTTCTCATCTAAACTAACTAATAATATCACATTTTACTTTCCAATAATTTCCCACCGTATCAGCT contains:
- the LOC126726351 gene encoding GDSL esterase/lipase At5g45670-like, with translation MKTWELVFAALVVVLNLQSHVHGVPQVPCYFIFGDSLADNGNNNLLQTKAKANYPPYGIDFPNGPTGRFTNGLTTFDMIAQLLGFDKLIQPFATANDSDILQGVNYASGAAGIRQETGNHMGDCISLGGQLKNHWVTVSRIIKKLGNKYTAMKYLNKCLYSVGMGNNDYINNYFMPKNYNTSHQYTPAQYARVLIRQYSRQIETLYHDGARKFALFGAGVLGCTPNSIFLYGTKGKPCVEEINTAVTLFNQQLISLVDNLNRNLTGAKAIYVNSYLMGSGDPSVLGFKVTDVGCCPVDQDGQCAPSKTPCQNRTEYVFWDAFHPTEAANRVSASRSYKAYLPNDTYPIDISHLVQL